CTGCGAATTCCTGCGTGAGTTGAATTACGACCTCCGCTGCATGGACGGTGGCGACCTGGCCGAAGCTGACTCGGTTCTTTGTACGCGCTAGTGCCCCCTTCGATGGTTCTGCTAGGGAGCCCGATTCAGCGGACGAACAGCCGATCCATGAAGCTGTTCCTCAAGTTTCAGTGTCCTGGCGGTCAAATAATCGTTCTCGATGCCACGGTTCTTTGCTTCGTGCTCAGCGGCAATCCGGTGGCGGTGCTCCAGCAAGAGCAAGATGAGCAGCGAAACTGCCAAGGTCAGCCAGATTAAGTCGCGAAGCGAGAACTTCATGAATGACTCGTTCCGGCTGGACGCCAACGATCTAAATCATGTTCATCCGGCTGCGGCTGCGGCGTTTGGCCTGAGTGCATTCCTGGCAGATGCCGCTGATGATGAGGCGGTGGCCGGTGACGCGGAACTGGTGCTGCTTGCCTAGATCGTCGCGCATCTGAAGCAACTCGGGGCTGGTGAACTCCAGCAGCTTGTTGCACTCGGTGCAATGAAAGTGATCATGCTGTGGATAGCCATAGTCGTGCTCGTACACGGCCCGCCCGTTGAGATTGAAGCGGCGGAGGAGTCCCGCATCGAC
Above is a window of Anatilimnocola aggregata DNA encoding:
- a CDS encoding Fur family transcriptional regulator: MSNSESLERVPVALSPRDRFVEFLQSKGMRVTQQRLSLVDHVFSRHEHFDADQLIEQLPPSGDPNHVSRPTVYRTLNEFVDAGLLRRFNLNGRAVYEHDYGYPQHDHFHCTECNKLLEFTSPELLQMRDDLGKQHQFRVTGHRLIISGICQECTQAKRRSRSRMNMI